One stretch of Ostrinia nubilalis chromosome 11, ilOstNubi1.1, whole genome shotgun sequence DNA includes these proteins:
- the LOC135076345 gene encoding spondin-1-like: MAVRHRVAAILFLWWGVFCVLGCDGDELAIYEVKLKMLWSEERFPKDYPTNRPKAQWSIAFGQSHNSSYALYHVGEVASSPVRSFTQFGKIDALVQGGEEEPRVYDQFTAPAVGKGTGETQGIVLVDGRHSLVSLICHMIPSPDWFIGVDSLDLCVDSSWVDQITLDLEPLDGGAASGLTFTAPRWETVPPEPVTKHGPRVPNHPAAGFYYPNWRELPVIAKAEFTRKYIYSTEKVNELVRKDILAKLNRKDEYKGVLEEVVNDDSDIEDISTKNYVEHLMELEEEPFGTPIPNQPENNVVVVTKPPSITSTTEREFDDDLRSMDDVVLAVARGQKLGLNKHLPRHFRSRLHHAVNRIQPDDCLVSEWGEWSPCSATCGFGNKYRSRRVLREKRGDGRHCPDLVERDHCGDVNSCAHVDYFHW; the protein is encoded by the exons ATGGCAGTGCGGCATCGAgtggccgccattttgtttttgtggTGGGGTGTGTTTTGTGTGCTAGGCTGTGATGGTGATGAACTGGCGATCTACGAGGTGAAGCTGAAGATGCTGTGGAGTGAGGAACGGTTTCCTAAAGACTACCCGACTAACCGGCCTAAAGCTCAGTGGTCTATTGCCTtcg GTCAATCGCACAACAGTTCTTATGCCCTATACCATGTGGGTGAAGTGGCATCATCTCCCGTAAGAAGCTTTACCCAGTTTGGGAAGATCGACGCATTGGTGCAGGGAGGAGAAGAAGAACCGAGGGTCTATGACCAGTTTACAGCCCCAGCTGTGGGGAAAGGAACCGGGGAGACACAGGGCATTGTCCTGGTGGATGGAAGGCACAGTTTA GTTTCATTAATATGCCACATGATACCATCACCCGACTGGTTCATCGGAGTAGATAGCCTTGACCTATGCGTGGATTCTTCCTGGGTGGATCAGATCACGTTGGAT CTCGAGCCCTTAGACGGGGGAGCAGCAAGTGGCCTGACCTTCACTGCTCCTCGTTGGGAGACTGTCCCACCAGAACCGGTCACGAAGCACGGGCCCAGGGTGCCAAACCACCCGGCTGCAGGTTTCTACTACCCGAACTGGAGGGAACTGCCTGTGATCGCTAAGGCCGAGTTTACGAGA AAATATATTTACTCCACTGAGAAAGTTAACGAGCTAGTCAGAAAAGATATATTAGCCAAATTGAACCGTAAAGACGAATATAAAGGTGTCCTTGAAGAAGTTGTGAATGATGATTCAGACATTGAAGACATCAGTACAAAAAACTACGTGGAGCATCTGATGGAATTGGAGGAGGAACCATTCGGCACACCTATACCTAACCAGCCCGAGAACAACGTGGTAGTGGTCACTAAACCGCCTAGCATCAC GTCAACAACCGAGAGAGAGTTTGACGATGACCTAAGAAGCATGGATGACGTGGTTTTGGCTGTCGCAagaggccagaagctaggtctGAATAAACATCTGCCTAGGCACTTCAGGTCAAGACTTCACCACGCAGTCAATAGGATACAAC CCGACGACTGCCTGGTCTCCGAGTGGGGGGAGTGGTCCCCTTGTTCTGCTACCTGCGGGTTCGGCAACAAGTACCGATCCCGACGAGTGCTCAGGGAGAAAAGGGGAGATGGTCGCCACTGCCCAGACCTGGTGGAAAGGGACCACTGCGGGGATGTCAACTCCTGCGCTCACGTCGACTACTTCCATTGGTGA